The window CATGGACGGCCTCGCGCTGCCCGTCGAGATGGCGCTCGAACAGGTGGAGCTGCTGGGCACCGAGGTCGTCCCGGTGCTGCGTAAGGAGATGGCCTCCCGCCGGGCGCCCGGCGTCCCCGACGCGCCCACGCACACGAGCCTCGTCACCGCCAAGTACGGCGACGCCGAGCCGCGCCAGCCGCGACCGAACCCGAACCGCGGCGACAACCTCTCGGGGCCGTCGCCCTACCAGGACAGCGACTCGGCCTTCCAGGCCCGTTTCCCGGCGGCGGTGTGACGATGGCCGGCGACTTGCGGCTGGCCAACGAGGCCTGGGAGGCGCTCTTCCGCGCCCAGGCCACCATCGCCCGCGAGTTCGAGGACGCCGACATCTGGGGCGACCTGCTGCCCCGGGAGTACGGCGTGCTCTATGCCCTTTCCACGGCCCCGGACGGCCTGCGCATCACCGACCTGATGAACGACGTGCTCCTGACCCAGGCGGGTGTCTCCCGCCTGGTAGCCCGTCTTGAGCGGCGTGAGCTCATCGCCCGCGAGGACGACCCCGACGACCGCCGCGCCTGCCGCCTGCGGCTCACCGAGGACGGCGTCGCCGTCCAGCGCCGGGTGGGCGCGGCGCACGCCCGGCACGTCGCGCGCGCCATGACCCGCACGCTCGACCGGACGCAGCTCGAGACCCTCCGGGAGCTCACCACCGCACTGCTCGAAAGGAGCAACCCATGAGCACCACCCCCCTCAGCCTCGTGGTGATCAGCGCCGGCGTGAGCGAGCCGTCGTCGACCCGGCTCCTCGCCGACCGCATCACGCAGAAGACGCTCGACACGCTGCAGGACGCCGGGACACCCGCGGCCGCGAGCGTCATCGACCTCGGCCCGCTCGCGGTCGACGTCGCCCGGGCGATCGTGTCGGGCTTCCCCGGCGACGACCTGCGCCGGGTCATCGAACGGCTAGCGGCCGCGGACGCCGTGATCGCCAGCACACCGGTCTACAAGGCCGGGATCAGCGGCCTGTTCAAGTCGTTCGCCGATGTCCTCGACAACGACCTGCTCGTCGCCAAGCCCGTGGTCCTCGCCGCCACCGGCGGCAGCGCCCGGCACGCGATGGTTCCCGACGAGCAGCTGCGCCCGCTCTTCGCCTTCCTGCGCGCCATCCCCGTGCCGACCTCCGTGTACGCCACACCGGAGGACTGGGGCTCCCCCGACCTCGGCAGGCGGATCGCACGTGCGGCCACCGAGCTCGCGCTGCTGCTGCGCAGCGGCGTCGGGCGGGAGATCGCCGACGGCGCCTGGGACGGGTACCAGCACCAGTTCTCCGGGAACGCGACGCGAGCCGAGCGATCGGCCGCCGACGTCGACTTCACCACCGACCTCATGCGGCTCGCCGCCGGGGGGCGGTCCTGACCCGAGACCGAGGCCGATGTCGAGCCACCCGGAGTCAGGCGGCGTTCGCAGGCGCGAGCACGGACTGCCAGTGCCACGGCTCCGGCACGCGCCCATTCGGCTCGGCCCACGTCGGGTGGGCCCAGCCGTAGGTGCTCGCGTTCGCCTTGAGCCAGTTGTACTGCTCGGTGCCGAACGCCTGCACACCGCCGCCGATGTCGACCGCGAGCCCCAGGCCGTGGGTAGAGCAGCCGGGCGCCGCCGCGGTGGCCGACGCCGGGTCGTACAGCGCCTTCTGCTCCACAAGGGTGCGGTACGCCGAGTTGATCGTCAGGTGCTCGCCGAAGGCCTGCTGATAGGCGGCGTCGAGCTCGACCAGCCCGTCGAGCACGTCGGCGCGCACGAAGTGTTTGGGCGCCCACGGGATCGCCACCAGCGCCGAGCTCGGCAGGACGCCGCTGTCCGGGTCCCACACCTGGTCGGGCGCTGGGCAGGTCACAGCGTCCTGCGCCTCCGACAGCGCGTCGGTCGACACGGTCAGGGTCGAGATGCTCGTCCTCATGTCGAGCACGGCCTTCTCCAGCTCCGCCAGGTTCTCGCTTGCGACGACGTCGCTCGTGGCCTCGTCGACCGCGGCCGACGTGTCCAGGGCGGACCGCAGGTTGGAGCGGATTGCGTCGGCGACCCCCTTGCCCTCCGTCGCCGTGAAGATCTTCTGCCCGCGGGCGTCGGCGGCCGCCAAGCCCCGGCGGCCCGTGGTCACCGCGTTGCGGGCGAATTCGACCATGGAGCCCCGGACGGCGTCCGACGCCGCCGCGAGGGGCTGCCGCGCGTCGACCGTCTCGGTGGGGAACCGGGTGTAGAACGGCTGGGCCAGCAGCTGGTCGACGGTGCTGATCTGCGCCGAGAGGGCGGCACGTGTCGCCTCGTCGGCGACCTTCCGGTCGGAGGTCGTCAACAGGTCCTTGGCAGTGGTGCTCTGCGCCCTGAGCGTGCCCACCTCGGAGGTGAGGTACCAGGCGGCCCCGCCTCCGGTCACCGTGAGCACAACGACCACCGCCGCGACGACGACCGTACGGATGGTGCGCCGACGGCGGACCTTCGCCTCGCGCCGCTCCCGTGCCGTCCCGCCGGAGGACCCGCCGGCCTGCATGCCGGGCGGATCAGTGGCAGGAACGGCGGTCGTGGAGGTCACGATGCCAGAACCTACGGCACCCAGCGGGCGCGCGTCGCACGAGCGGTGGGTGAACTCTCCGAGCGTCAGCGTCCTGGTGCGTGAGCGTCCGAAGACGGGCTTACGAGCGCCGCGCCTCCCGGACCAGCACGCCGAGCAGGTAGGCGCCGCCGAGCACGACGGTCACGACCCCGACCGGCACCGGGTTCGGCGGCACGTACTGCGCCACCAGGTCCGCGCCGAGCAGCAGGAACGCGCCGGTGAGCGCGGCGTGCGGCAGGGGGATCCCAGGTCCGGCGCCGAGCCTGCGCGCGATCTGCGGCGCGGAGAGCGCGATGAACGCGATCGGTCCGGTCGCGGCGGTCACCAGGGCGGTGAGCAGGATGCCGAGCCCGATGATCGCGAGGCGCGCCGGCTCGACCCGCACGCCGTGCGCCGCCGCGGCGTCGTCGCCCAGCTCGAGCTGCCGCAGCGGCCGGCTCGCCCAGACCACCAGCGGTGCGGTGATCAGCAGCACGCCGACGGCGGGAACGACGTCGGCCCACGAGGCAAGACTGAGCGACCCGGTGCCCCAGATCGCCGCGCCCATGGCCACCTCGTCCTGCGCACGCAGGAGGAGCCAGGTGTTGATGGCGTGCAGGGTCGCCGTCACGCCGATGCCGACCACGATGAGCCGGAAGCCCTGCACCCCGCGCCGGTACGCGAGCAGGTACACCAGGATCGCGGTGGCGAATCCGCCGAGCAGCGCGCCCGCCGTCGTCGTGACGACGCCGGTGCCCAGGACCACCGTGACCACTATGACCCCGGTGTAGGAGCCGGTGGCGAAGCCGATCAGGTCGGGTGAGCCGAGCGGGTTGCGGGTCAGGGTCTGGAAGAGCGCGCCCGAGATGGCGAGCGCCGCCCCGAACAGCACCGCGGCCGTGACCCGCGGCAGGCGCCATTCGAGCACCACCGTCGACTCGAAGCCGGCCGAGCCGGTCAGTGCGTGGAGCACCTGCGCCGCGGTCAGCGGGTAGTCGCCGAGCATGAGCGCCACTATCGCGAGCGCCGCGGTCGCGGCGGCGAGCAGCAGAGCGACGGTCACGGAGCGCGGCAGGACGGCGGCACGGCTCGTGTCACCCCTGCGCGGGCGGGCGGCGCTCACAGCGCGAACGCCTTCTGCCGGCGGACCAGCCAGATGAGCACCGGCGCGCCGACGAACGCGGTGACGATGCCCACCGGCATCTCGCCGGGCCAGAGCACCACGCGGGCGAGGATGTCGGCGGTGAGCAGCAGCACGGGCGCGAGGAGCACGGTGAGCGCGATGATCCAGCGCTGGTCCGGGCAGGCGATCCACCGGGCGACGTGCGGCACCATCAGCCCGATGAACGAGATGGGCCCGACGATCGCCGTCGCGCCGCCGGCCAGCAGGGTCACCGCGAGGATGGCGGCGATCCTGGTGACCCAGACCGTCGAGCCGAGCGCGGTCGCGACGTCGTCACCCAGCGCGAGGGCGTTGAGCGAGCCGCCCAGCAGCAGCGCTATGACGAGCCCGACCGCCACGAAGGGCAGCACCGGGCCGGCCATCTGCCAGCCGCGGTCCACGAGCGAGCCCGTCTCCCAGACCAGGAGCGCGTTGAACGTGCGCGGGTCCGCGATGCGCAGCCCCGAGACGATGCCGGCCAGCACCGCGGTGAGCGCGACGCCGGCCAGGGTCAGCCGCACCGGGTCGACGCTCGCGCGCCCCGAGCCGCCGACCAGCGCTACCGCGACCGTCGCGACGAGGGCACCCGCGAGCGCCAGCCAGACGTACTGGTCCGGGCTGCTGAGCCCGAGCACAACGACGCCGAGCGCCACGAAGAACGACGACCCGGCCGTGACGCCGAGGATCCCGGGATCGGCGAGCGGGTTGCGGGTGACCGCCTGGATGAGCGCCCCGGAGACGCCGAGGCCGATCCCGACCACCAGGCCGATGACGGTGCGCGGGACGCGCAGCTCGACGACCGCCCGCTGGTCGCCCACGGGGACGTCGTGGCCGAGCAGGGCCGCCAGGACGACGTCGGGCGGGACGGGCCTGCTCCCGATCGCGAGGCTGGCGAGCACAACAACGAGGAGCGCCACAAGACCTGCGCCGAGGGCGAGGGAGCGGGCCGCGCCGGGGCGGCCGAGGCGCTGGACAGATGGCTTGGACATATCGGAGGTTAGGCTAACCTAAAAAGGCCACAACGGATCCCCACCGGAAGAGAGCACTACCCGATGCGTTCCCCACGTCTGCTTGCCGCCGTCCTGGCAGTGCCCCTCCTCGCGCTCACCGCGTGCTCCACCGGCGCGGACGCCGCGTCGTCGGAGGGCGCCTCGTCGACCGACGCGGCGTACCCCGTCACCATCTCCACCACGTTCGAGGACGTGACGATCGAGGAGCGGCCGGAGCGCGTGGTGGCGCTCGGCTGGGGTGACGCGGAGGTAGCGCTCGGGCTCGGTGTGCAGCCGGTCGGTGCCGCCGACTGGCTGGCCTTCGGCGGCGACGGCGTGGGCCCGTGGGCCGAGGGCCTCTACGACGAGGCGCCGGAGATCCTCGGCACCGTCGAGCTGTCGTACGAGGCGGTGGCCGCGCTGGAGCCCGACCTCATCCTCGACGTGCGCGGCTCCGGCGACGAGGAGCGCTACGAGCGGCTGTCGTCGATCGCGCCGACCGTCGGTGTCCCCGAGGGCGGCGAGTCGTACCTCACGCCCCGCGCTGACCAGGTGACGATGATCGCCGCCGCGCTCGGCGAGACGGAGCGGGGCGACGAGCTGCTCGCCGAGGTCGACACCGCGTTCGAGGAGGTTGCCGCGGCCCACCCCGACTGGGCAGGCCAGACCATCACGGCTGCCACCCGCACGAGCGAGGGCTGGGGCGCCTACGTCAACGACGGGCGCACCGAGTTCATGGAACGGCTCGGCTTCGTCGCGAACCCGACCATCACCGAGCTCCCCGTCGAGGCGAACGGCTGGAGCGTGAGCATCTCCGAGGAGCAGCTCGACCTGCTCGACGCCGACCTGATCGTCGCGTTCCCCATCTGGATCGACGTCGAGGAGATCACCGAGGACGCCGGCTGGCAGGAGATCCCGGCGGTCGCCGACGGGCGCGACGTCGTCATCACCGACGACCTGTCCGCCGCCTACTCGCTCGGCACGCCGGCCGCGCAGCTGTACGCGCTCGACGAGCTCACGCCGCTGATCGAGGACGCGCTGGGCTGACCTGGCGACTCAGCCGACTACGGTGGGGCACATGGGGTTCCGATCGTGGTTCGGGCACGGCCCGCAGAAGGCGGTCCGCCGTGTCGTCCGCTCGCACCGCACCGATGTGGTGCTGACCCAGGCGCCGCTGGTCACGTCCGCGGGCGAGGCGTGGGCGTTCGCCACGCGCGCCGAGCTCCTGGTGATCTCGGCGCCGGAGGCGCCTGGGGGCGCGGACAACCAGGGCGGCGGTGACCCGGAGTCGCGGGGCGCGCCCTCCGTCGTCGTGCAAAGGGAGTGGGCCGACGTCGACCGCGCCACCTATGAGGCGGAGGCCAACGTCCTGCGGGTGCACTGGGTCGACGGCGACGAGCCGACGGCGCTGGCGCTCGACGGCCGCCGCTCCGTGCTGCCGCAGGTGCTGCGCGAGCGGGTCGAGTGGTCGGTGGTCCTGGCGGAACCGGTCAAGCTGCCGGGCGGTCGGTCCGCGCGCGTCGCGGTCCGACGTCGGGCCGACGGCGAGCTGTTCTCCCAGGTGATCGGCGGAAGCGACGTCGACGTCACCGACCCTCGCACGGCAAGCCTGATCGACGCCGCCGAGGCGCGGGTGCGCGGCGCGGCGGGGCTGCCTGCCTGACCTCGTGGCGGTTGCTGCTGGGGCTCAGTCCTCCGGGACCGCACGCAGCGTCGCCCCGACGACCGCCGGGCCCAGCACCGTGCCGACGATGCTCTTGTACCGGCCGTACTTGGCGCGGTAGGAGTCGTCGAGCGGCGCGTGGACCTCGTTCTCGGGGACCTCGAACCGGACCTCCCGCTCGATACCGCCCACCCGGACCCGGCCCCTGCCCGAGCGCTTGGCGCGGCGGAACCAGCCGTTCTCCGGCCCGGCCGCCGACCGGACGTAGACGCTGTCCCCCACTCGGGCGGTCCAGATCGTCACGTACGGGCGCAGGGTGCCGTCCGGCCGGTACGACGAGATCTGCAGCTCGTCCGTGCGGTCGACCTGCTCCAGCTCCTGCTCGGTCCAGCTGCTCATCGTGCGCTCCTCCCGGGCACCGCCGGTGCCCGTGCCGATAGACCTAGATAGACCGCGCTGCGCGGCCCGTCACACCACGGTGCAACACCCCGGGGCCGCCGGGGAGTCCCTGGTGTGACCGGTAATGACAGGTCCCCCTACGTGTCAGACCCTGGGGCTAGCGTGTTGGGCACGACCTACCGCGTTCCACCTCGAAGGAGCCCCCTCACGATGCACACCCGCACGCTCGGCCAAGGTCTGGAAGTCTCCGCGATCGGCCTCGGCGCCATGGGTATGTCCCAGGGCTACGGCCCCAACCCCGGCACCCGCGAGGAGATGATCGGTGTGCTGCGCGGCGCCGTGGACCGCGGCGTCACGCTGATCGACACCGCCGAGGTGTACGGCCCTTACGTCAACGAGGAGCTGGTCGGCGAGGCCCTGGCGCCGGTGCGCGACCAGGTGGTGATCGCCACGAAGTTCGGCTGGAAGATCGAGGGCGGCGCCTCGGTGGGCCTGGACAGCCGGCCGGAGCACATCCGCGCCGTCGCCGACGCCTCGCTGCGCCGTCTGCGCACGGACGTGATCGACCTGTTCTACCAGCACCGCGTGGACCCGGACGTGCCCATCGAGGACGTGGCGGGCGCGGTGGGCGAGCTGGTCCAAGCGGGCAAGGTGCGCCACTTCGGGCTGTCGGAGGCGGGTCCCGACACGATCCGGCGGGCGCACGCGGTGCACCCCGTCACGGCCCTGCAGAGCGAGTACTCGCTGTGGACCCGCGACCCCGAGCCGGAGGTGCTGCCCACCCTCGCGGAGCTGGGCATCGGGTTCGTCCCGTTCAGCCCGCTCGGGCGCGGCTTCCTCACCGGCGCGGTCGACGCGTCGACGTCGTTCACCGCCGACGACATGCGAGCCAGCATCCCCCGCTTCACCGGCGAGAACCGGACGGCCAACCAGGTGCTCGTGGACCACGTCCGCGAGCTCGCGCAGGCCAGGGGTGCGACGCCGGGGCAGGTGGCACTCGCGTGGCTGCTCGCGCGCCAGCCGTGGATCGTGCCGATCCCCGGCACGCGCCGCATCGAGCGGGTCGAGGAGAACGTGGGCGCCACGCAGGTGGCACTCAGCGCGGACGACGTCGCCGACCTGGACGGGCTCGCCGCGCGGGTCGGGGTGCAGGGCGACCGGTACAACGAGAGGGGTATGGGGCTGGTGGGGCGGTGACGGGTCGGCCGTGAGGGATCAGAAGTCCTGGAGGCTTTCGCCGACAAGGACAGCGCCGATCACCAGGAGGACGATCGCGACCAGCACCGTGCTGTTCCGGGCGAGCCACACGCGCGTCCGGTCCAGCGGCCTGCTCACCCGGTCCTCGGCGAACCAGAAGGCAACGACGGCGGCGACGCTCACCAGGCACGCGATCACCGCGTAGCCCACCGCGGCGACGACCGTGGCGCCCGCCCCGATCTCGGCGGCCGCGATCGTGAGCCCGGCGCCGGCCCCGAAGGCCAGCTCCTTCACGTTGACGGCCGAGAGCAGCACGCCGATCCGCGCGGCCTCCGGCACGGATGCGTTTCCCATGGTCGCCATCCACGCCGGCTGGTCGCTGCTCTCGCTCTGATCCGCCCGGCGGAGCAGCAGTACGACTGCCCAGACCATCAGCACCGCACCCAGGAGGATCCGCAGCACCAGGCCGATCGGCGACGTCCCGTTCGACTCGGGCAGCAGGTCCGCCAGGAATGCCGCGATCACCGCGACACCCGCGACGGTGCCGACCCGAGCACCGACGAGGGCCGCGCCGGCGGCCCGCCCGGCCGGCGCTCCAAGGACCAGAAAGACGGCGATGAGCGGGACCGGGCTGAGCGCGACGCCGACGGCGTACGGGAGCAGATCACCGACAACATCGACCATGTGGCCGATCATCGCAGGCCTGGCCCCGCACCACCTGGTGGGTGAAAGATCGGCGTCGGCGGGGCGGCTGACCGGCGTGGTGCAGGTGTGATCGACTTCGCTGTGACGGGGGCCGATTTCAGGTCAGGACAACCCGCTCGAACCTGTTAGAGTTTTCACCGGTCGCCCACCCGGTTACGGGGCCGGGCGAACACGATCCCGCGTAGCTCAGCTGGCAGAGCATCCGACTGTTAATCGGACGGTCGTTGGTTCAAGTCCAACCGCGGGAGCCATAAATCCGCAGGCCAGCGCCCTAGGGCGCTGGCCTGCAGTGCTATTTCTGGGCGTATCAACGCTGTTGAGGGTCGAACTGAGGGTCTACAGGCCACACATCGGTGCACAACACACGGTTGGCGTCCGTCGGGCCTCGTGCACGACTCAACGGGAGTGCTACTCGCAGCCTCCACAGGAGAGACTACGGAAGCCGAGACCACTCGCGGACGAGGCGCACAGGAGGAGCATGGCGCGGCGGACTATGTGGGTGACCGGCGGTGGCATCCTCGTTGCCGGTATCGCCTTCGGTGCCGGAATGAGTCTGGGGTACGCACTCAGACCAGACAGCGGCGCTCACGTGCTCGCCCAGACGGCGGACGAGTGGGCAGCGTTCGGCACCGTCGGCACGTTGATCATTGCGGCGGTCGCAGCGGTGATCGCGTTCACGCAAGCTGCCGAAGCTCGTCGGCTTCGCATTGAGCAAGCCCAGCCATACGTAGTCGCCTACATGAAACAGAACTCGAACACGCCGGTGCTGGTAGAGCTCGTCATCCGCAACTTTGGGACGACCGCGGCACGCAACATCACGGTCACCTCGACTCCCACGATCCGACGGGCTGACGGAGCCAAGGCGGAAGACGTGTGGCTGCCGACCGATATCCCCGTCCTCGCACCGCAGCAAGAATGGCGTACGTTCTGGGATTCTGGTGCAGAGCGGTTCGACCACCCGGTTCTTGCAGACGAGAACCGCCATGTTGTGACAGTCACTTACGACGGTGTGGAGCGCTCGCCTCAGCAGGTATCTGAGTCGATCCTCGACTGGGGCGCCTACGTCGGTGGGATCTTCATAACCAGCAAGACGGTGCACCACGCGGCACAGTCCCTGGGCAAGATCGCGACGGTCATGGGCAGGTGGACTGATAGCA is drawn from Promicromonospora sp. Populi and contains these coding sequences:
- a CDS encoding DUF2255 family protein gives rise to the protein MSSWTEQELEQVDRTDELQISSYRPDGTLRPYVTIWTARVGDSVYVRSAAGPENGWFRRAKRSGRGRVRVGGIEREVRFEVPENEVHAPLDDSYRAKYGRYKSIVGTVLGPAVVGATLRAVPED
- a CDS encoding aldo/keto reductase; amino-acid sequence: MHTRTLGQGLEVSAIGLGAMGMSQGYGPNPGTREEMIGVLRGAVDRGVTLIDTAEVYGPYVNEELVGEALAPVRDQVVIATKFGWKIEGGASVGLDSRPEHIRAVADASLRRLRTDVIDLFYQHRVDPDVPIEDVAGAVGELVQAGKVRHFGLSEAGPDTIRRAHAVHPVTALQSEYSLWTRDPEPEVLPTLAELGIGFVPFSPLGRGFLTGAVDASTSFTADDMRASIPRFTGENRTANQVLVDHVRELAQARGATPGQVALAWLLARQPWIVPIPGTRRIERVEENVGATQVALSADDVADLDGLAARVGVQGDRYNERGMGLVGR
- a CDS encoding FecCD family ABC transporter permease is translated as MSAARPRRGDTSRAAVLPRSVTVALLLAAATAALAIVALMLGDYPLTAAQVLHALTGSAGFESTVVLEWRLPRVTAAVLFGAALAISGALFQTLTRNPLGSPDLIGFATGSYTGVIVVTVVLGTGVVTTTAGALLGGFATAILVYLLAYRRGVQGFRLIVVGIGVTATLHAINTWLLLRAQDEVAMGAAIWGTGSLSLASWADVVPAVGVLLITAPLVVWASRPLRQLELGDDAAAAHGVRVEPARLAIIGLGILLTALVTAATGPIAFIALSAPQIARRLGAGPGIPLPHAALTGAFLLLGADLVAQYVPPNPVPVGVVTVVLGGAYLLGVLVREARRS
- a CDS encoding MarR family winged helix-turn-helix transcriptional regulator; the protein is MAGDLRLANEAWEALFRAQATIAREFEDADIWGDLLPREYGVLYALSTAPDGLRITDLMNDVLLTQAGVSRLVARLERRELIAREDDPDDRRACRLRLTEDGVAVQRRVGAAHARHVARAMTRTLDRTQLETLRELTTALLERSNP
- a CDS encoding FecCD family ABC transporter permease: MSKPSVQRLGRPGAARSLALGAGLVALLVVVLASLAIGSRPVPPDVVLAALLGHDVPVGDQRAVVELRVPRTVIGLVVGIGLGVSGALIQAVTRNPLADPGILGVTAGSSFFVALGVVVLGLSSPDQYVWLALAGALVATVAVALVGGSGRASVDPVRLTLAGVALTAVLAGIVSGLRIADPRTFNALLVWETGSLVDRGWQMAGPVLPFVAVGLVIALLLGGSLNALALGDDVATALGSTVWVTRIAAILAVTLLAGGATAIVGPISFIGLMVPHVARWIACPDQRWIIALTVLLAPVLLLTADILARVVLWPGEMPVGIVTAFVGAPVLIWLVRRQKAFAL
- a CDS encoding CE1759 family FMN reductase; this translates as MSTTPLSLVVISAGVSEPSSTRLLADRITQKTLDTLQDAGTPAAASVIDLGPLAVDVARAIVSGFPGDDLRRVIERLAAADAVIASTPVYKAGISGLFKSFADVLDNDLLVAKPVVLAATGGSARHAMVPDEQLRPLFAFLRAIPVPTSVYATPEDWGSPDLGRRIARAATELALLLRSGVGREIADGAWDGYQHQFSGNATRAERSAADVDFTTDLMRLAAGGRS
- a CDS encoding D-alanyl-D-alanine carboxypeptidase family protein, with translation MTSTTAVPATDPPGMQAGGSSGGTARERREAKVRRRRTIRTVVVAAVVVVLTVTGGGAAWYLTSEVGTLRAQSTTAKDLLTTSDRKVADEATRAALSAQISTVDQLLAQPFYTRFPTETVDARQPLAAASDAVRGSMVEFARNAVTTGRRGLAAADARGQKIFTATEGKGVADAIRSNLRSALDTSAAVDEATSDVVASENLAELEKAVLDMRTSISTLTVSTDALSEAQDAVTCPAPDQVWDPDSGVLPSSALVAIPWAPKHFVRADVLDGLVELDAAYQQAFGEHLTINSAYRTLVEQKALYDPASATAAAPGCSTHGLGLAVDIGGGVQAFGTEQYNWLKANASTYGWAHPTWAEPNGRVPEPWHWQSVLAPANAA
- a CDS encoding iron-siderophore ABC transporter substrate-binding protein; this encodes MRSPRLLAAVLAVPLLALTACSTGADAASSEGASSTDAAYPVTISTTFEDVTIEERPERVVALGWGDAEVALGLGVQPVGAADWLAFGGDGVGPWAEGLYDEAPEILGTVELSYEAVAALEPDLILDVRGSGDEERYERLSSIAPTVGVPEGGESYLTPRADQVTMIAAALGETERGDELLAEVDTAFEEVAAAHPDWAGQTITAATRTSEGWGAYVNDGRTEFMERLGFVANPTITELPVEANGWSVSISEEQLDLLDADLIVAFPIWIDVEEITEDAGWQEIPAVADGRDVVITDDLSAAYSLGTPAAQLYALDELTPLIEDALG
- a CDS encoding GAP family protein, with product MVDVVGDLLPYAVGVALSPVPLIAVFLVLGAPAGRAAGAALVGARVGTVAGVAVIAAFLADLLPESNGTSPIGLVLRILLGAVLMVWAVVLLLRRADQSESSDQPAWMATMGNASVPEAARIGVLLSAVNVKELAFGAGAGLTIAAAEIGAGATVVAAVGYAVIACLVSVAAVVAFWFAEDRVSRPLDRTRVWLARNSTVLVAIVLLVIGAVLVGESLQDF